The sequence below is a genomic window from Paenibacillus silvisoli.
CTGCATCTGCGCCATACTGAATGCGGCTACTCCTAGCGATAAGCCGGGGGAATGCTTCGCATGGCGCATGACGGCAAGCGCGACGGCTTTAGCTTCGAGCTTATTCGTCCTTGTCCTTCCGCGGTCATACCACGTTTCCGGAAGGTAGCGATAAAGGAGCCCGGAATCGAGCTTCTCCGCATCAGGGCTTGGGAATACGACGAGCTTGTCGTCATAAAACTCATGATTCGAGACCGTTATCAACGATTCATGCCTGCTTCTATAATGCCAGCGCAGCATGCGCTGCGGAGCATTCTGACCGACGAACAAACCGAGAATACTCTCCATGTCGCTAACGAAGTCGTCATCCTCCGCCGTATCGTCCTTCGACATGGAATCGAAGAAATTCGTAGGCGGCATCTGTTTGCTGTCACCGACAACAACCGATTGCTTGCCGCGGATGATTGCGCCAAACGCATCCACCGGCTTCACTTGGCTTGCTTCGTCGAATATGACCAAATCGAATTCCAGGCTCCCGGGCGGAATGAACGTGGCAATCGACAGCGGTCCCATCATAAATACGGGCTTGATCGCCTGAATGGCATTGCCCGCGGATTGCATGAGTTTGCGGATCGGCATATGTCTCGTCTTCTTTGCCATCTCGCGCTGCAAGATGCCCAGTTGTCCGCCGCCTTCATGCCGGGGCAGCTTATTCCAATGTGCGAGAGTGAGCTTCAGTCGGTTAAGTAGAATGAGCTCCTTATCGAGCTCCCTGAACTTCTTCACAACCTGGTCGTGCCTGCTGCCATCGAAATGAGCCAGCGCCTCCCGCTCCATGAACGCTTTCTCCACCAGCTTCCGATACCGGTTCCATCGCAAGCAATCCGTCAAATAATCGGAGGATAAGCTCCAGGATTCAGCCAAAACCGCAAATTCCCGCAGTTCCTCCTTCCCGCAGCATGCAACGATATGATTAAAGGAAGTCATTTCATGGATCGCATCGGCCCGCTCCGCCCATTGCTTCACCAGGTCGTGCAAATCCGTAAATTTTTGCTTATGCAATGGCTGCTTATCCTCGAAGCGGAGCGCACCGTCGAATTCGAGCATTTCGGTCAGCACGGTCAGGCTTTTCAAGCACGCGTCAGAAGCTTGCTCGACCTCCGACACGAGCTGATTCAAATTCGGCAGTTGCTCCGCACCGGATAGGAAAGCAACGGCCCACGACTGCAGCCGTCCGGACACGCTTTGATGCAGCTCCACCATCCAATCGATCAACCGCTGCAGCGCGTTCCAATCGGTCTTCATTCCGTTCCAATAAGAAGGGAATAACTCCCTCGCGAGCGTCTCGCCATCCATAACGATTGATCGGCTGCTCTGCGCTTCCAGTATGGCATCGACAATGGTCAGATCAGACTCATTTTTCGCTTTCGGATTGCGCAATAAAGCTTTGACCTTATTTTTCGCCGAGCGGTATCGTCCGGAAAGAAACCTCCACCATTGGTCCTGATACGCGAGCAGCGCATACCTGATGTCCATCACGTCCTGATCCCATGCGGCGGGCAGTACGGCTTCATCGTATTTTGCACGGATTGCGGCATAACTGGCACCGCTAGCGACGAATCGGTGAAGATTGTCCTTCAGATTCAGCCACTTGTCTGAAGCGATATTCACTTCCATTAGCTTAGGCGCATGCAGCGCTCTTCTGGCTATATCCAGAAACCGCCGCGCTTCATCCAGATGCAGAGGCGCAGGAGCAGGCGTGTTCTCGGCGATATTGCCGCACTGGCGGATGAGATCGGAGCACTTGGCAGCGGCCGTCTCAGCCGCTTTTCTCAACAGATCCGCTTCGCCGGGTACGACTACCTTTTTCCGGCTCCCCCAAAAAAGATGATCCGTAGGCACACCCATCCTGCCGATAAGACCTTGCAGTTCCTCCATTAACGCTTCCCGCTTGAGAAACGTCTCTTCCGTCCATTCCGTCATTCCATCGGATTGAACGCGCGGAAATTCAATTTCTTTCATATTGGCCTGATATTGCACAAGCTCGCCTAATGCTTTGTACGGCGTGACGCCGGAGCTGCCAACAGGCGTATTCATCGACTCGCTGTAACGGTTCAGGCGACTGCGCAGATCCTCCAATACGGCGATCTGACTCCTAATTTCTTTGTTGGGCTCCCCTAATTGGAGCGTATTCGCAAGATCGTTCAAGAGCAGCTTTTTATTCGTTTTGTGGCTGTGCAGCTCCAAGCAAGCGATACCGAGGCCGGCTTCATCGAGACGGCGCTTAACGACCTCTAATGCTGCCATTTTTTCCGAAACGAAGAGTACCTTCTTGCCGTGCCCGATCGCATCGGCGATCAGATTGGTGATCGTTTGCGATTTGCCTGTTCCCGGCGGCCCTTGAATAACTAGGTTACGTCCCCGATTGGCATCCAGTACGGCCAGCAGCTGCGAGCTGTCCGCATCCTTGATGAGATTGCTGTCCTCATAGTTGATGTGCGGATCCAAACTTTCATCGTCGCGGAACGCGGACGAAGGCTCGCGAAAGCCATCCTCAAGCAGCGCCTTCAGCACGGCGTGATCCAGCGGCTTCGTATGGTCAGGCCAATGCTCCACATCCAGGTCCCAATACATCAGAAACTTCCCAAACGAAAAAAACCCAATCACGATAGAGTCATGATCCATACTCCATCTTTTTTGAGCTTCTACGGATTCCTTTACTTTTTCAAAGTACTCGTTCACGGTCATGCTGTCTTCGTCAAAAACAGGAATCTCGATGCCGAACTCGGCTTTCATTTTGGCAACGAGCGAAATATTATGTCCGATCTCATCTTCCGTATAGGTCACCGTAAACCGCTCTCTCGCACTCACCCTGTCTAATTGAACGGGAACAAGCAGCAGAGGCGCTTTCCGAGCCTCCTGGCTCTGGTCGGAATCGTACCAATTGAGCATGCCAAGCGCCATATAGAGGACATTGACACCTTGCTCCTCGATATAGGTTTTGGCGGCCGTGAAGGTGGCAAGCAGCCGATTTTGAAGCTGCGTTTCGTTGTAATTCGTTTGCAATTTGGAATCTAGGTATGCCTTAGCCGCTTCCAATTCGTCGGGCTCATCACTGTATGAGCCTTCGGTTGGCGGCGGTTCAACTGACTTTAATGCCGGCACTTTCTCCGATGCTTCCAAGAACGTCATCTTCTTTTTATCGGAAACTAAAATCCGGTAAACGTCGGATGGCTTTTCATTCGCTATTTCAAGTCCGCGCGCTTTAAAGGTTCGATAGTTTAGTAATGGATTCCGGAGACCGAGATCTAGCAGCTCTTCTCTAGCCACATTTAGTTTCGCAGCAATGCTGCCTTTTTCATTCATCCCGCCATCCTCCGCATTTTACAATATAAACTATAATTCGATCGCAACCGCCATAATCCTCCAGACAAACCGTCTCGAATCGTATATTCAACATCGTTTACAAAAAGAAGGGGATGTAAACCGCTTGTTTGTCTATCCATAATCGAGATTTGTGGCATGATAGAGCTGTGGTATGATAACTAGTAAGTTCAATCCATTATTTAACTATTGGAGGAATATTATGAGCCATCTCATCACCCCTCACCTGTGGTTCGACAAAGAAGCGATCGAAGCCGCCGAGTTTTATTGTACCGTGTTCCCCGATACCTCGATTACGAGCACGACGAAGCTGCAAAATACCCCTTCAGGCGATTGCGATATGGTTTCGTTCAACGTCTTTGGGCAGCCTTTTATGGCCATCTCGGCCGGGCCTTATTTTAAGACGAACCCTTCCATCTCGTTCATCGTCAATTTCGATCCTTCTCGATTAGAGAACGCGAGAGAACGGATCGACGAGGTGTGGAACAAGTTATCCGACGGCGGTGCCGCGCTGATGGAGATTGGCAAGTACCCCTTCAGCGAGCGGTATGGCTGGATTCAGGACAAGTACGGGATCTCCTGGCAGCTCATGCTGACAAACCCGGATGGCGAGCCGCGGCCTGCGATTATTCCTTCCATGCTGTTTGTTGGCCATAACTGCGGCAAAACGGAAGAGGCGCGTGCATTTTATCTTTCGGTCTTCCGCAATACGAAACCGGGCTCTCTCCTCCGATACGGCCCTGGCATGGCGCCGGACGTCGAGGGGACGGTCATGTTCACCGACTTTATGCTGGAGAACACATGGTTCGCGGCAATGGACAGCGCCCATAATCATGCCTTCCAATTCAACGAGGCCGTTTCTCTGCTGGTCACGTGTGACACGCAAGAGGAAATCGACTATTATTGGGACAAGCTCTCTGCGGTACCTGATGCCGAACAGTGCGGATGGCTGAAAGACAAGTACGGCGTATCGTGGCAAATTTCCCCCGCCGCAATGGACGACATGTTGACCAAAGGCACGCCGGAACAGCTTGAGCGAGTCACTACTGCTTTTCTAAAGATGAAGAAGTTTCATTTAGCGGAGCTGCAAGAAGCTTTTCTCGGGCATTGAAGACATGGTAATCGGGTAGCTAATACACGGTGTGAAGCACATACCGCTTCCGTACGTCTTGTTCATCGGACAATGACATATTGGGGCGGTTTTTGTTTTTATTAATAATGGGTTAGTAAACAGTTTTAGTAGAGTACGCTAACGGTTGCCAGAGCGGCTATTTCGCGAAAAAGGCAGCTTTTGCAACGCTAACGGTTGCCACAGCGCCTATTTGCCGCAAAACGGTCGATTACGACCGGAAAATCAACAAATAAGCGCGCTGGCAACCGTTAGCTAATAAAAACAGTCGTTTTCAGCGAAATAGGCGCTGTCACAACCGTTACAATTTTTGACTGCGGCGGCGCGGCCTTCCCCAACCACGCCCGCATACAAAAAGCACGCCAATAATGGCGTGCCCTATGCACGAACGCTTATCCTTTTACCGCGCCAACGGAGATCCCTTTCACGAAAAACCTCTGGAAGAACGGATAAATGACCAGAATCGGCAGAACGCCCAGCACGGCAACAGCCATTTTGATCGCCGTCGAAGGCAGCCTCGCCGACAAGTCGCTGCCCAAGCCGGACGATGCGCTGCTCATGAGAAACTGAACATCCATTAGCATTTTATTCAAGAGAACCTGAATGCTGAACAAGCTGTCGTCCGTGACGTAATAGAGTCCATTGAGCCAATCATTCCAGTAGGACAGTCCGACAAGAAGCCCCAAGGTCGCCAATATCGGCAACGACATCGGAAGAACAACCTTCATCAAAATATTGGACTCGCTTCCCCCGTCGATTTTCGCAGCTTCCACGACGGCATCAGGTATATTCGTCGTAAAGTAGGTCCGCATCATAATGATGTTAAACGCCGAGAGCAGCATCCCCGGCACGACGAGCGCCCATAGCGTATTTTTAATATGAAAATATTGCGTCCACATCATATACGAAGGCACCAAGCCGCCGCTGAACAGCATCGTGAAGAAAATGAAAAACGCGACGACATTACGTCCAGGCAGCTCTTTCCGGGATAACGGATAAGCCATCAAGGTCGTTAACACGATATTCGTAACGGTCCCGATGACGGTTACAAGCACCGTGACGCCATAGGCTTTGAGAATGGAGTTGGAGTCCATCAACAAAAATTTATACGCCGACATATTCAATGCCGATGGAATAAACGAGTACCCATTCGTAATGAGCGCCTCTTCATCCGTAATCGATGAGATGATGAGAAGCGCGAAAGGAAGCAGGCAAAACAGCGCCAGCAGCAGCATCAGAAGATGCGCGGCAAATTGAAATCCCCTATTATTCTCAACCAAGTTGCATTCACTCCGTTCCTAAAACAAGGCGCTTTCCTCATCGATTTTTTTGACAACAAAATTGGAAACCAGGACCAACAGGAACCCGACAATGGATTGATAAAACCCGGCCGCAGAGGCCATGCCTACATTGTTCAGCTCCGCCAAGCCCCGGTAAACGTACGTATCGATCGTATTCGTAATATCAATTAAGGAGCCGCTGTTCATCGGAACCTGATAGAATAATCCAAAGTCGGAATAGAAGATTTTGCTGATGCTCATTAATGTCAAAATAATGATGATGGACTTGAGCCCCGGGAGCGTAATATGGAGCATTTGCTTCCACCGGTTCGCTCCGTCAATAACGGCAGCCTCGTAATACGATTTATCGATCCCGACAAGCGTCGCGTAATAGATAATGCAGCTATAACCGAACGATTTCCAAATGCCAACGATGACGATGATGAACGGCCAGTACTTTGAAGCCGAATACCAAGAGATCGGTTTGATCCCCAGCGGCTCCAAAATACTATTGTTCACGAAGCCCGATTCCGAGCTCAGAAAAGCAAAAACGAGGTAGCTCACGACGACGATCGAGATCAAATGAGGCAGCAAAATGATCGTTTGATAAGACTTCCTCGCCGTATTTTGCCGGATCTGATTGAGCAATAATGCGACTCCGACAGCGATGATCGTGCCTAAGACGATAAAGGCCAAATTATACAGAATCGTATTTCTCGTTATAATCCAGGCTTCCTTCGTTGTGAACAGAAACTCGAAGTTTTTAAATCCGACCCATGGACTATCCAATATACCAAGCCGGTAATTCATCTTTTTGAACGCGATGATAAGACCGCCCATCGGGATGTAATTATTAATAAAAATATAGATACATCCCGGGATGAGCATCAAGTATAGGGGAATGAACCTCTTAAACCGATCTATCTTTTTTTTTTGAAAAAGGGTGACGCCACAGCAGCTTCCAGTTTCATGGTAACCTCCGCCTATCTTCTACCCGCGCATGTCAACAGGTTTTATTTTTTTTCGTCCAGCCATGCATCCAGCTGCTTTTGCTTCTCTTCGATAATACGCTCCACGCCGGCAGCCTTCAGCTCATCCAAATACTTCGGCAGCGTAGACGCAGGATCCAACGTACCCGATTCCAGAGCCAGACTGTATTTCGCATCGACGTTGCTGACCATCGTAATTTCATTTGCTACGCTTTCCGGATTGAAACGGAAGCCTTTGGCCGGCGATTGCTGCGCTGCGCCGTTATACTGCTGCAAGTAATCCCACTTATTCTCAGGCTCGCCTTTCCAGAGATAGGTGATTGCGGCATTCGGCGTTGCCCAAGGCAACGAGGTCCAGCCGGTATTACCCGAATTGACGCCTTCCGGATAGTCGATAATGCCTTTAGCTTCATCCACCATCACATAATGCTGGCCCTTAATGCCGTTTACCAACAGGTTGGAAATATCTTTGTTCGTATGCGCAAGGTTCAAAAATTCAATCGCTTTTTCCGGGTTTTCGCTGCCATTCGCTAACGACCAGCCCATACCGGATACATGGCCCGTAATCGAGAACGGCTTGGTGAGTTCGATCACGACGAATTGTTGGCCTACTTGTTTCGCGATATCATCGACGTTGCCCGGATTCAAGCCGCTGAAGCCGCCCATGACTTTGCCCGCTTTGAGCAGGCTGATCCGGCTTTCCGAGTTGTTCGCTGCATCCGGCATGACCAAGCCGTTCTGCGACCACTTGTACATATTGTTCACGAAGCTCTTGTAGCTGTCCGTCTCAATCATATTCACAACCGTCGTGCTATCGCCCACCGCATCGATAATCCCCGGGCCTGTGCCTAGATTGTCTTCCGTATTCGGACGGTACACGTTCGTAAAGTCAAGACCGATCGGATACATGTCCGGATGCTTCTCTTTCGCTTTGGTCATGATCGCTTCAAGCTGTTCGTAGGTCTTCACCTCTTCAGGCTTGACGCCGATTTCATCGGCAATGTCCTTCCGCATAATATATCCGTAATTCGTTGCTTTCTCTTTCGCGGTCGGAATCGCATAGATTTCGTTATTGATTGATACGCTGCGGCGATCCTCCACGCTCAGGTTGTTCAGAATGTCTTTGCCGTGGCTTTCCAGCAATTTGGTCATCGGCAAAATCTGGCCGCTATTCGCCAGCGTGCTAATATCCAGCGCGAAGGTAACGAACAGATCCAGCTTTTCGCCGGAAGACAGCGCCAGGTTCGCTTGCTGCTGGAACGAGCCGAAGCCGACTCTCGTAATATTGACATCCGCGTTCATGAGCTTTCTAGTCATTTTACTGATTTCTTCCGACACTTTTTTGGTGTCCTCGGTTTTGGCGTCTCCGACCATCATGAGGTCCACCGTGTACGGCTTCTCTGTCGATGTCTCACTCGATGTCTCGGTCCCTGCTCCTGCCTCTGTCCCTGCCGCATTTGACTGCGCCGCATTC
It includes:
- a CDS encoding ABC transporter permease, translated to MLIPGCIYIFINNYIPMGGLIIAFKKMNYRLGILDSPWVGFKNFEFLFTTKEAWIITRNTILYNLAFIVLGTIIAVGVALLLNQIRQNTARKSYQTIILLPHLISIVVVSYLVFAFLSSESGFVNNSILEPLGIKPISWYSASKYWPFIIVIVGIWKSFGYSCIIYYATLVGIDKSYYEAAVIDGANRWKQMLHITLPGLKSIIIILTLMSISKIFYSDFGLFYQVPMNSGSLIDITNTIDTYVYRGLAELNNVGMASAAGFYQSIVGFLLVLVSNFVVKKIDEESALF
- a CDS encoding ABC transporter substrate-binding protein, coding for MRMKKLFGSMTVIALLTSLISACGSNGANENAAQSNAAGTEAGAGTETSSETSTEKPYTVDLMMVGDAKTEDTKKVSEEISKMTRKLMNADVNITRVGFGSFQQQANLALSSGEKLDLFVTFALDISTLANSGQILPMTKLLESHGKDILNNLSVEDRRSVSINNEIYAIPTAKEKATNYGYIMRKDIADEIGVKPEEVKTYEQLEAIMTKAKEKHPDMYPIGLDFTNVYRPNTEDNLGTGPGIIDAVGDSTTVVNMIETDSYKSFVNNMYKWSQNGLVMPDAANNSESRISLLKAGKVMGGFSGLNPGNVDDIAKQVGQQFVVIELTKPFSITGHVSGMGWSLANGSENPEKAIEFLNLAHTNKDISNLLVNGIKGQHYVMVDEAKGIIDYPEGVNSGNTGWTSLPWATPNAAITYLWKGEPENKWDYLQQYNGAAQQSPAKGFRFNPESVANEITMVSNVDAKYSLALESGTLDPASTLPKYLDELKAAGVERIIEEKQKQLDAWLDEKK
- a CDS encoding DUF3320 domain-containing protein gives rise to the protein MNEKGSIAAKLNVAREELLDLGLRNPLLNYRTFKARGLEIANEKPSDVYRILVSDKKKMTFLEASEKVPALKSVEPPPTEGSYSDEPDELEAAKAYLDSKLQTNYNETQLQNRLLATFTAAKTYIEEQGVNVLYMALGMLNWYDSDQSQEARKAPLLLVPVQLDRVSARERFTVTYTEDEIGHNISLVAKMKAEFGIEIPVFDEDSMTVNEYFEKVKESVEAQKRWSMDHDSIVIGFFSFGKFLMYWDLDVEHWPDHTKPLDHAVLKALLEDGFREPSSAFRDDESLDPHINYEDSNLIKDADSSQLLAVLDANRGRNLVIQGPPGTGKSQTITNLIADAIGHGKKVLFVSEKMAALEVVKRRLDEAGLGIACLELHSHKTNKKLLLNDLANTLQLGEPNKEIRSQIAVLEDLRSRLNRYSESMNTPVGSSGVTPYKALGELVQYQANMKEIEFPRVQSDGMTEWTEETFLKREALMEELQGLIGRMGVPTDHLFWGSRKKVVVPGEADLLRKAAETAAAKCSDLIRQCGNIAENTPAPAPLHLDEARRFLDIARRALHAPKLMEVNIASDKWLNLKDNLHRFVASGASYAAIRAKYDEAVLPAAWDQDVMDIRYALLAYQDQWWRFLSGRYRSAKNKVKALLRNPKAKNESDLTIVDAILEAQSSRSIVMDGETLARELFPSYWNGMKTDWNALQRLIDWMVELHQSVSGRLQSWAVAFLSGAEQLPNLNQLVSEVEQASDACLKSLTVLTEMLEFDGALRFEDKQPLHKQKFTDLHDLVKQWAERADAIHEMTSFNHIVACCGKEELREFAVLAESWSLSSDYLTDCLRWNRYRKLVEKAFMEREALAHFDGSRHDQVVKKFRELDKELILLNRLKLTLAHWNKLPRHEGGGQLGILQREMAKKTRHMPIRKLMQSAGNAIQAIKPVFMMGPLSIATFIPPGSLEFDLVIFDEASQVKPVDAFGAIIRGKQSVVVGDSKQMPPTNFFDSMSKDDTAEDDDFVSDMESILGLFVGQNAPQRMLRWHYRSRHESLITVSNHEFYDDKLVVFPSPDAEKLDSGLLYRYLPETWYDRGRTRTNKLEAKAVALAVMRHAKHSPGLSLGVAAFSMAQMQAVMDEVELLRRADQEAEPFFHKHAHEPFFVKNLENVQGDERDVIFISIGYGKTKEGYLAMDFGPLNREGGERRLNVLVTRARIRCEVFTNLKPEDIDLNRSGARGVKALKTFLNYADKGHLDIPAETGKDFDSPFEEAVYRSITNAGYIVQKQVGSAGFFVDLAVVDPEQPGRYVLGIECDGAAYHSARSARDRDRLRQEVLEGLGWSIHRIWSTGWFKQPERELKRVVEAIEQAKLVSKVTVRSRKPEIEKSAERKPDIRRDPIEAVKPKENDILKYVHADLSIDLSGKEFHTIPTLTIASWVQEVVRVEAPVHISEVIKRICEAAGIKRAGNRIQAAIDEAVRSLEKQRAVQRLNDFLWLPGTQEVPLRNRADMSNKKAGLIDPREVEAAITKVVSESFGISKDDISQHVSQLFGFSRLTEDMRSYTEKVLAEMTSSNKLHDRDGQLIKA
- a CDS encoding carbohydrate ABC transporter permease, giving the protein MVENNRGFQFAAHLLMLLLALFCLLPFALLIISSITDEEALITNGYSFIPSALNMSAYKFLLMDSNSILKAYGVTVLVTVIGTVTNIVLTTLMAYPLSRKELPGRNVVAFFIFFTMLFSGGLVPSYMMWTQYFHIKNTLWALVVPGMLLSAFNIIMMRTYFTTNIPDAVVEAAKIDGGSESNILMKVVLPMSLPILATLGLLVGLSYWNDWLNGLYYVTDDSLFSIQVLLNKMLMDVQFLMSSASSGLGSDLSARLPSTAIKMAVAVLGVLPILVIYPFFQRFFVKGISVGAVKG
- a CDS encoding VOC family protein; the encoded protein is MSHLITPHLWFDKEAIEAAEFYCTVFPDTSITSTTKLQNTPSGDCDMVSFNVFGQPFMAISAGPYFKTNPSISFIVNFDPSRLENARERIDEVWNKLSDGGAALMEIGKYPFSERYGWIQDKYGISWQLMLTNPDGEPRPAIIPSMLFVGHNCGKTEEARAFYLSVFRNTKPGSLLRYGPGMAPDVEGTVMFTDFMLENTWFAAMDSAHNHAFQFNEAVSLLVTCDTQEEIDYYWDKLSAVPDAEQCGWLKDKYGVSWQISPAAMDDMLTKGTPEQLERVTTAFLKMKKFHLAELQEAFLGH